One Glycine soja cultivar W05 chromosome 7, ASM419377v2, whole genome shotgun sequence genomic window, AACTGCttgtcaaaattcaaattcaaatacaatTTATAGATAAGGATTTTGAAAAAGGACCAAAGGTGATTTCAGAAGtgataaaagacaaaaaaagaaaaaagtcaatACACAATTGTATGAAAGAGGCAACTCATACTACTTAAAGAGCCTACAAATAGATCCACATTCGAAGTGTTCATTGCAAGGAAAGAAATTAAAGCAACATATTTTCATACTTATTTAACATAAATCGATTACAAGCTCTGTTTTGCTTTGAGAAAAAGAAGTTTGCTTTGTTATAATCGATTAGTTAATAATGTGGCTTTAAAGTTTAAAGTATGTAATATAATGTCTTATTGTGTTTGTccgtattttttattattgtgtgTAAGatgtaaaaattgatattttgtaATAGTTTCTCTAACAATATATTAGTgtgtattttactttttcttaacGTAtaccatttcatttttttcatcatatttGACTTATTTGAGTAACTACCTgcgatatttttttaatagtagaaattaaaaagatgTAGGTGTGAAATTCTACAACATTCTTTTTTAtacttctatattttttataatcatcgTGATATCGGAgtaaaatatttcttattaattagatttttttatctttaaaatttgaatttgagaatTTATTTTAGGAGATTGACTCATTAACAGTTTGTTTATGCTTCTACTATTTACCATCATTTATAACAATTACTTTTacagtatttattttttcttattaagttTTGGGGTGATTCGGTTTTTTAGAATTGTCCATCAAAATTGAACGCTCATTATTAAATGAAACTTAAAACAAGTATTCCAGATCCGAGTCTTCCGAATAACAGTAACACTTTCTGGCACAATTCTCACGTTTCACCATCTCCAACACCACTATAATCCAAATCCATATTTTCCTTCATTGATCTCTCTCCACTCTCTGCATGCCAATTATGTCGAACTCAACAGAAAACAAACATGTAGCAGTCTTTGCATTCCCCTTCGGCACCCATACTGTGCCTCTCTTAAACCTCGTCCTCAAACTATCTCAAGCCGCTCCAAACTGTTCATTCTCGTTCATCGGCACAGAAAAATCCAACGCAATCCATTTCCCGAAACCCCACATCCCCATCAACATTAAGCCCTATTGCATCAGCGATGGAATCCCAGAGGGTCACCCACTAGCCAACCACCCAATCGAAAAGCTCAACTTTTTCCTCAGAACCGGTCACGAGAACTTGCACAAGGGTATTCAAATGGCGGAAGAGGAGACCAAGCAGAAAGTCACATGCGTTATTTCCGATGCTTTTGTATCCTCTTCTCTCGTCGTGGCACAGAAACTCAACGTTCCTTGGATCGCGTTTTGGCCTCCCATGTCATGCACACTCTCTCTATATTTCTACATTGATTTGATACGTGAACAGTTTTTAAACAGTGCTGGAAACGCAGCCTTTGATTTCCTTCCCGGGTTGCCCAACATGCGTGTCGAAGACATGCCGCAGGATCTGCTATTTTTTGGAGAAAAAGAGACAATTTTTTCAAAGACACTAGTTTCACTGGGCAAGGTGCTGCCTCAGGCTAAGGTTGTAGTCATGAATTTCTTTGAGGAGCTAGACCCACCTTTGTTTGTTCAGGACATGAGATCCAAGTTGCAGTCTTTGCTCTACATCGTCCCGGTTCGCTTCCCCATACTATCGGTGGCGGATTCCACAGGGTGCTTGTCGTGGTTGGACATGCAGGGTTCTAGATCAGTGGCGTATGTCTCCTTTGGGACCGTCGTGACGCCACCGCCACACGAGATTGTGGCGGTGGCCGAGGCGTTGGAAGAAAGCGAACTTCCGTTTCTTTGGTCTCTTAAGGAAAACGTGTTGGGTTTTTTGCCAACTGGGTTCCTTGAGAGGACCAGCATGAGTGGGAGAATAGTGTATTGGGCTCCACAGACACAAGTTTTGGCGCATGATTCTGTGGGAGTTTTTGTGACTCACTGTGGATCTAACTCTGTGACTGAGAGTCTCTCCAGTGGGGTTCCTATGATTTGTAGGCCTTTCTTTGGAGATCAAGGGGTGGCTGCCAGAGTGATACAGGATCTTTGGGAGATTGGGGTGATAATAGAAGGTAGGGTTTTCACCAAAGATGGATTGCTTAAAAGCTTGAAGATGATTATGGTGCAGGAAGAGGGGAAGAAGATTAGAGACAATGCTCTTAAGTTGAAGAAGA contains:
- the LOC114417828 gene encoding anthocyanidin 3-O-glucosyltransferase 7-like, with protein sequence MSNSTENKHVAVFAFPFGTHTVPLLNLVLKLSQAAPNCSFSFIGTEKSNAIHFPKPHIPINIKPYCISDGIPEGHPLANHPIEKLNFFLRTGHENLHKGIQMAEEETKQKVTCVISDAFVSSSLVVAQKLNVPWIAFWPPMSCTLSLYFYIDLIREQFLNSAGNAAFDFLPGLPNMRVEDMPQDLLFFGEKETIFSKTLVSLGKVLPQAKVVVMNFFEELDPPLFVQDMRSKLQSLLYIVPVRFPILSVADSTGCLSWLDMQGSRSVAYVSFGTVVTPPPHEIVAVAEALEESELPFLWSLKENVLGFLPTGFLERTSMSGRIVYWAPQTQVLAHDSVGVFVTHCGSNSVTESLSSGVPMICRPFFGDQGVAARVIQDLWEIGVIIEGRVFTKDGLLKSLKMIMVQEEGKKIRDNALKLKKTVEDAARPAGKSAHDLKTLLEVISSS